TTTGTCGAAACGCAATTAAAGCATGATTGGATTGTAGGGGTTTCAGGTCTTCAAATAGTTGAGCGGATATTTCCGGGGTAACGATCGTTTTGATTTCAATATTGGTGTTATAGCCAGCCATATCTCCCATACGTCTCCCATGACTGCCTGCACCCTGTGCTGGAATGATTGTGTAACCAGATACCCTTAATTTTGTTAGTAAGTTGATGAGTCGATCTTGCAATAGCGCTTCACCAATCATGGTAACGAGAACACCGGATGTTAACGAAGTAGACATAAAACCTCTAAAAACGACTGTATTTTGGATTAGAAGTACTCAATGAACTAATTGCGTTCTGTCACCTTGAGAGAGAAAGTGT
The Aerosakkonema funiforme FACHB-1375 genome window above contains:
- a CDS encoding P-II family nitrogen regulator, whose translation is MSTSLTSGVLVTMIGEALLQDRLINLLTKLRVSGYTIIPAQGAGSHGRRMGDMAGYNTNIEIKTIVTPEISAQLFEDLKPLQSNHALIAFRQTVDGLFD